A single window of Pieris napi chromosome 8, ilPieNapi1.2, whole genome shotgun sequence DNA harbors:
- the LOC125051480 gene encoding transketolase-like protein 2 — protein sequence MKGDKKVDLQALKDIANKLRIDSIVATNASKSGHPTSCASMAEIMSVLFFHTMKYKISAPRDPSADRFILSKGHAAPILYAAWAEAGLFPVDDLKNLRKLDSDLEGHPTPRLNFVDVGTGSLGQGLAVAAGMAYVGKYFDQAPYRVFCLVGDGEAAEGSVWEALHFAGHYKLDNLVVIFDVNRLGQSEPTSLQHQMDVYDARVKSFGLHSLVVDGHDVSELVKAFDEAASVSGKPTAIIAKTYKGKGFPNIEDQDNWHGKALGGDGEKIIKHLQSLIKNQNITLKASPPVSAAPQVHIADITLSSPPAYKKGELVATRLAYGTGLKKIADTNLRVIALDGDTKNSTFSDKLRAAYPERYIECFIAEQTLVGVATGAACRDRAVVFASTFAAFFTRTFDQIRMGAISQSNINLVGSHCGVSIGEDGPSQMGLEDIALFRAVPTATVFYPSDAVSTERSVELAANTRGICYIRTSRPNTAIIYDNDTVFKVGEAKIVRESAKDSILLIGSGVTLHEALAAADQLQQQGISARVLDPFTVKPLDEAAVRAHAHAVGGRVLVVEDHYQAGGLGEAVLSALALERSVVVQHLYVKEVPRSGPPQALLDKYGISSKNIVVAAAKLLAV from the exons atgaaGGGTGATAAGAAAGTAGACCTCCAGGCTCTTAAAGATATTGCTAATAAGTTGAGAATCGACAGTATCGTAGCCACAAATGCATCAAAATCCGG TCACCCGACATCATGTGCATCAATGGCCGAGATCATGTCAGTGTTGTTCTTCCACACCATGAAGTACAAGATTTCAGCACCGAGAGACCCTTCAGCTGACAGATTTATACTATCCAag GGTCATGCAGCCCCCATCCTATACGCTGCTTGGGCTGAAGCTGGTCTCTTCCCAGTTGATGACCTTAAGAACCTACGGAAATTGGATTCTGACCTTGAAGGTCACCCAACACCTCGTCTCAACTTTGTAGATGTAGGTACTGGTTCCCTTGGCCAAGGGCTTGCTGTAGCTGCTGGCATGGCCTATGTTGGAAAGTACTTTGACCAGGCTCCTTACAG AGTGTTCTGTCTCGTTGGAGATGGTGAGGCTGCTGAAGGCAGTGTATGGGAGGCTTTGCACTTCGCTGGCCACTACAAACTAGACAACCTTGTGGTCATCTTTGATGTCAACAGGCTGGGACAATCTGAACCCACCTCACTACAACATCAG ATGGATGTTTATGACGCCCGTGTGAAGTCGTTTGGTCTGCACTCTCTGGTAGTGGATGGTCATGATGTCTCTGAGCTCGTGAAGGCCTTTGATGAAGCAGCCTCTGTCTCTGGAAAACCCACCGCCATCATTGCCAAGACTTACAAGGGTAAGGGATTCCCCAACATTGAGGATCAAGACAACTGGCATGGAAAGGCTTTGGGCGGCGATGGGGAGAAGATTATCAAG CATCTGCAATCCTTGATAAAGAACCAGAACATAACGTTGAAAGCGTCTCCCCCCGTGTCAGCTGCCCCACAAGTGCATATCGCGGATATTACCCTTTCTTCTCCACCAGCCTACAAGAAGGGAGAGCTTGTCGCCACAAGACTCGCGTACGGAACTGGACTGAAGAAGATCGCTGATACTAACCTcag AGTCATTGCCTTGGATGGTGACACGAAGAACTCTACATTCAGTGACAAGCTGAGAGCTGCCTACCCAGAACG ATACATCGAGTGCTTCATAGCGGAGCAGACGTTAGTGGGTGTGGCGACGGGAGCCGCGTGTCGTGACCGCGCTGTTGTCTTCGCTTCCACTTTTGCCGCTTTCTTCACCAGAACTTTCGACCAg ATCCGTATGGGCGCTATCAGCCAGTCGAACATTAACTTGGTTGGTTCCCACTGCGGTGTCAGTATTGGAGAAGATGGACCGTCTCAGATGGGTCTTGAAGATATCGCTCTCTTCCGTGCTGTGCCAACTGCCACTGTCTTCTATCCCAG tGACGCAGTATCAACAGAGCGCAGCGTGGAGCTGGCTGCCAACACCCGCGGCATCTGCTACATCCGTACTTCGCGACCCAACACCGCCATTATTTACGATAATGACACCGTTTTTAAG gtcggTGAAGCCAAGATTGTCCGTGAGTCCGCCAAGGACAGCATTTTGCTGATCGGTTCTGGGGTCACTTTGCATGAAGCGCTCGCCGCCGCTGATCAACTGCAGCAGCAAg GCATCAGCGCACGTGTGCTGGACCCGTTCACAGTAAAGCCCTTGGATGAGGCCGCTGTAAGAGCTCACGCGCACGCCGTTGGTGGAAGAGTGCTAGTCGTTGAAGACCACTACCAGGCTG gtgGTCTCGGTGAGGCGGTGTTGTCCGCTCTGGCTCTGGAACGTTCAGTGGTCGTACAGCATCTCTACGTAAAGGAAGTCCCACGATCAGGCCCGCCCCAGGCTCTACTCGACAAATATGGAATTTCATCCAAAAACATCGTCGTCGCAGCTGCCAAACTACTAGCTGTTTAA
- the LOC125051479 gene encoding uncharacterized protein LOC125051479 isoform X1 has product MCPIKVRITEFVIKEVMRRVACGEGCPAPAPLPPTNRLSENKELLRQQLLSSSKDRNSEKVEPKVKQIRNRQKNRWKLKFHHQALPQEYLDHYEQSLKASTKKKPQEKVKEQGDVNITNEAFKLWAQRLAGVQNDGNRNVSQAAVNMTAKTKEDKKKKVAVAPSKIMTYDDLPYMGEMTLNNSKPRRGRKPKKADICHLIYENYGTVVPGQPPPGDKLGSTCQQFRNTAAPTKTNLQNKIITSLLERKLSQENKRRLENPTPPKFCSPDEPMPEAPLTTAGPLHSDDEPLNLCIRDLRDLKIQIQKKFGNIYTSTPEIKTEVEEDLDTIKSEQPNAISVIQRNTNLPHTASSSPDLSHQTRNVSPTLSEPAQSTTNTDDEKFPGYVYWPNAGIYMHPLALQTQLLYYQKLAAAGQLPLTQDRDKLTQTSANSPTEKSLDENKNKLVLKQISELLDPKMIPQSVDKSPEPTKKRVSPNPNQGPVKRKRSAIFIPPMPARSNSSTPTTEVSICKFKFTGGSKPSLQEKKMLSVDSGGNFRYYSGTGTKGTKGYDYIQKNNEERIHSIAPPPPISPPQKSLVLKDELSKKKRKSRKTLQREKLEQAFKEKGFLIQTQQLQSAEGATYCKFRQLRKFTRYLFRSWKDYLPGELEERTAQEKEGQATTTANEAGEWG; this is encoded by the exons AAGTAATGCGTCGGGTGGCGTGCGGCGAAGGGTGTCCTGCGCCTGCGCCTCTACCGCCCACTAACAG ATTATCAGAAAATAAGGAGTTGCTTCGTCAACAGCTGTTATCATCTAGCAAAGATCGTAACAGCGAAAAAGTGGAGCCAAAAGTTAAACAAATTCGGAACAGACAGAAGAATAGGTGGAAGCTCAAATTTCACCACCAAGCTTTGCCACAGGAATATCTTGATCATTACGAGCAGAGCCTCAAGGCTTCAACTAAGAAAAAACCACAAGAAAAAGTCAAAGAGCAAGGCGACGTTAACATTACCAATGAAGCATTTAAATTGTGGGCTCAGCGTCTAGCTGGCGTACAAAATGACGGAAATAGGAATGTTTCTCAAGCGGCCGTCAACATGACTGCCAAGACCAAAGAAGACAAGAAGAAAAAAGTCGCGGTGGCTCCAAGTAAAATTATGACGTACGACGACCTGCCGTACATGGGAGAGATGACACTTAATAATTCCAAGCCCAGACGCGGCCGAAAACCAAAAAAAGCTGACATCTGCCATCTAATATACGAAAACTATGGAACCGTAGTACCCGGCCAGCCTCCACCCGGCGATAAATTAGGCTCTACGTGCCAACAGTTCAGAAATACGGCCGCTCCTACTAAAACAAATCTTCAGAACAAAATCATTACAAGTTTATTAGAAAGGAAGCTGTCACaggaaaacaaaagaagactAGAGAATCCCACGCCTCCCAAATTTTGTAGTCCAGACGAGCCAATGCCGGAGGCACCACTTACTACCGCTGGACCCTTACACAGCGATGATGAGCCCCTGAATCTATGTATTCGAGATCTTAGAGACTTAAAAATACAGATTCAAAAGAAATTTGGAAATATATACACTTCAACGCCAGAAATCAAAACTGAAGTTGAGGAAGACTTGGATACTATAAAGAGTGAACAACCAAACGCCATATCAGTTATACAGAGGAACACCAACCTTCCTCACACAGCCAGCAGCTCGCCTGACCTTTCACACCAGACGAGAAATGTCTCTCCCACCCTATCTGAACCGGCTCAATCCACTACCAATACAGATGATGAAAAGTTTCCTGGATACGTGTATTGGCCCAACGCTGGGATATACATGCATCCATTGGCATTACAAACGCAACTCCTGTATTACCAGAAGCTAGCGGCTGCTGGACAGTTGCCACTAACTCAGGACAGAGATAAACTAACACAAACAAGTGCTAACAGTCCCACAGAAAAGTCACttgatgaaaataaaaataaactagtaTTGAAGCAAATTTCAGAACTTCTAGATCCTAAAATGATTCCACAATCGGTTGATAAAAGCCCAGAGCCAACCAAAAAAAGAGTTTCACCGAATCCGAATCAAGGCCCTGTAAAAAGGAAGCGATCAGCAATTTTCATTCCACCAATGCCTGCTCGGAGCAACTCATCGACGCCCACTACTGAAGTTAGTATttgcaaatttaaatttactggaGGCTCGAAACCAtcacttcaagaaaagaaaatgCTTTCTGTAGATTCTGGCGGTAACTTTAGGTACTACAGTGGAACTGGTACAAAAGGAACAAAGGGTTACGACTACATTCAAAAGAACAATGAAGAGAGGATACATTCGATAGCACCACCACCACCAATTTCACCACCACAGAAAAGCTTGGTGCTCAAAGACGAACTCAGCAAGAAGAAGAGAAAGTCGAGAAAGACTTTACAAAGGGAGAAGTTGGAACAGGCATTCAAGGAAAAGGGGTTTTTAATACAGACACAACAGTTGCAGTCCGCAGAAGGTGCTACCTATTGCAAGTTCAGGCAATTGAGAAAGTTCACGAGATATCTGTTTAGAAGCTGGAAGGACTATCTTCCTGGTGAATTAGAAGAGAGAACGGCACAAGAGAAGGAAGGACAGGCCACCACGACGGCCAATGAGGCTGGAGAATGGGGGTGA
- the LOC125051479 gene encoding uncharacterized protein LOC125051479 isoform X2, whose amino-acid sequence MSLDMLPEGGEVMRRVACGEGCPAPAPLPPTNRLSENKELLRQQLLSSSKDRNSEKVEPKVKQIRNRQKNRWKLKFHHQALPQEYLDHYEQSLKASTKKKPQEKVKEQGDVNITNEAFKLWAQRLAGVQNDGNRNVSQAAVNMTAKTKEDKKKKVAVAPSKIMTYDDLPYMGEMTLNNSKPRRGRKPKKADICHLIYENYGTVVPGQPPPGDKLGSTCQQFRNTAAPTKTNLQNKIITSLLERKLSQENKRRLENPTPPKFCSPDEPMPEAPLTTAGPLHSDDEPLNLCIRDLRDLKIQIQKKFGNIYTSTPEIKTEVEEDLDTIKSEQPNAISVIQRNTNLPHTASSSPDLSHQTRNVSPTLSEPAQSTTNTDDEKFPGYVYWPNAGIYMHPLALQTQLLYYQKLAAAGQLPLTQDRDKLTQTSANSPTEKSLDENKNKLVLKQISELLDPKMIPQSVDKSPEPTKKRVSPNPNQGPVKRKRSAIFIPPMPARSNSSTPTTEVSICKFKFTGGSKPSLQEKKMLSVDSGGNFRYYSGTGTKGTKGYDYIQKNNEERIHSIAPPPPISPPQKSLVLKDELSKKKRKSRKTLQREKLEQAFKEKGFLIQTQQLQSAEGATYCKFRQLRKFTRYLFRSWKDYLPGELEERTAQEKEGQATTTANEAGEWG is encoded by the exons AAGTAATGCGTCGGGTGGCGTGCGGCGAAGGGTGTCCTGCGCCTGCGCCTCTACCGCCCACTAACAG ATTATCAGAAAATAAGGAGTTGCTTCGTCAACAGCTGTTATCATCTAGCAAAGATCGTAACAGCGAAAAAGTGGAGCCAAAAGTTAAACAAATTCGGAACAGACAGAAGAATAGGTGGAAGCTCAAATTTCACCACCAAGCTTTGCCACAGGAATATCTTGATCATTACGAGCAGAGCCTCAAGGCTTCAACTAAGAAAAAACCACAAGAAAAAGTCAAAGAGCAAGGCGACGTTAACATTACCAATGAAGCATTTAAATTGTGGGCTCAGCGTCTAGCTGGCGTACAAAATGACGGAAATAGGAATGTTTCTCAAGCGGCCGTCAACATGACTGCCAAGACCAAAGAAGACAAGAAGAAAAAAGTCGCGGTGGCTCCAAGTAAAATTATGACGTACGACGACCTGCCGTACATGGGAGAGATGACACTTAATAATTCCAAGCCCAGACGCGGCCGAAAACCAAAAAAAGCTGACATCTGCCATCTAATATACGAAAACTATGGAACCGTAGTACCCGGCCAGCCTCCACCCGGCGATAAATTAGGCTCTACGTGCCAACAGTTCAGAAATACGGCCGCTCCTACTAAAACAAATCTTCAGAACAAAATCATTACAAGTTTATTAGAAAGGAAGCTGTCACaggaaaacaaaagaagactAGAGAATCCCACGCCTCCCAAATTTTGTAGTCCAGACGAGCCAATGCCGGAGGCACCACTTACTACCGCTGGACCCTTACACAGCGATGATGAGCCCCTGAATCTATGTATTCGAGATCTTAGAGACTTAAAAATACAGATTCAAAAGAAATTTGGAAATATATACACTTCAACGCCAGAAATCAAAACTGAAGTTGAGGAAGACTTGGATACTATAAAGAGTGAACAACCAAACGCCATATCAGTTATACAGAGGAACACCAACCTTCCTCACACAGCCAGCAGCTCGCCTGACCTTTCACACCAGACGAGAAATGTCTCTCCCACCCTATCTGAACCGGCTCAATCCACTACCAATACAGATGATGAAAAGTTTCCTGGATACGTGTATTGGCCCAACGCTGGGATATACATGCATCCATTGGCATTACAAACGCAACTCCTGTATTACCAGAAGCTAGCGGCTGCTGGACAGTTGCCACTAACTCAGGACAGAGATAAACTAACACAAACAAGTGCTAACAGTCCCACAGAAAAGTCACttgatgaaaataaaaataaactagtaTTGAAGCAAATTTCAGAACTTCTAGATCCTAAAATGATTCCACAATCGGTTGATAAAAGCCCAGAGCCAACCAAAAAAAGAGTTTCACCGAATCCGAATCAAGGCCCTGTAAAAAGGAAGCGATCAGCAATTTTCATTCCACCAATGCCTGCTCGGAGCAACTCATCGACGCCCACTACTGAAGTTAGTATttgcaaatttaaatttactggaGGCTCGAAACCAtcacttcaagaaaagaaaatgCTTTCTGTAGATTCTGGCGGTAACTTTAGGTACTACAGTGGAACTGGTACAAAAGGAACAAAGGGTTACGACTACATTCAAAAGAACAATGAAGAGAGGATACATTCGATAGCACCACCACCACCAATTTCACCACCACAGAAAAGCTTGGTGCTCAAAGACGAACTCAGCAAGAAGAAGAGAAAGTCGAGAAAGACTTTACAAAGGGAGAAGTTGGAACAGGCATTCAAGGAAAAGGGGTTTTTAATACAGACACAACAGTTGCAGTCCGCAGAAGGTGCTACCTATTGCAAGTTCAGGCAATTGAGAAAGTTCACGAGATATCTGTTTAGAAGCTGGAAGGACTATCTTCCTGGTGAATTAGAAGAGAGAACGGCACAAGAGAAGGAAGGACAGGCCACCACGACGGCCAATGAGGCTGGAGAATGGGGGTGA